The Candidatus Methylomirabilota bacterium genome window below encodes:
- a CDS encoding cyclic nucleotide-binding domain-containing protein, protein MSRWLGTLVIIAGLALPGAGHALTVQEAILRAKPAVTLITARVDAEVSLDCGQGPVIVKPAPFIETGTGWFVDGRGWLITNAHVVDPVHRLPPWVSHELKKKAIEEACVDPALKARRLMRGQSPELEDRIRRAATDRAMPRMEFTARPSLTVLLSNGTRLPAEVRKFSPPVLLDASNRPVPDSGRDLALLRVPAGPYPALPISTRDAKIGDPVHILGFPAVVLSHELLSQSMMPEASVTNGAVSGFPKDAIGQDFIQTDAPASHGNSGGPAIGSDASLVGVITAVSLSPGGGAIVQGFNFLIPAGDVLKFLDGTSVQPGESRFSPLWVAGLEALFAGRYGTALARFEEANRLLPNLTDVKKVLAEADFKVKNPPPRGFPWAWATIGVTLLSVGAFGGMAGRRWWRNRYRVLPAQVIGFMENGVNPLLLDARTKTDYETSPLKLPGAVRLEPEEAESGRIKLDADPRQLIVAYCTSREEQTSARVARLLRQRGYVNARVLKGGLGGWTNARLPVEAKSSLPSIGLEIYKNLTLGDVERRKVKAGETIFREGDDPHGEAYVVHAGTVEIRRQFDGTERVLTTLGEGELFGQMALFRESGTRSAGAVAQTDVDLLVIKAERLDWLIHNRPLLTKEILRQLSEMVVATDAGRVERSSRSAH, encoded by the coding sequence ATGTCACGCTGGCTCGGCACGCTCGTCATCATCGCCGGACTCGCGTTGCCTGGTGCGGGCCACGCCCTGACCGTGCAGGAGGCAATCCTCCGCGCCAAGCCAGCCGTCACGCTCATCACCGCTCGAGTCGACGCGGAGGTCTCGCTCGATTGCGGGCAGGGGCCGGTCATCGTCAAGCCGGCGCCGTTCATCGAGACCGGTACCGGCTGGTTCGTGGACGGCCGCGGCTGGCTGATCACCAACGCCCACGTCGTCGATCCGGTCCATCGCCTGCCCCCCTGGGTGTCCCACGAGCTGAAAAAGAAGGCGATCGAGGAGGCCTGCGTCGACCCCGCCTTGAAGGCCCGGCGGCTCATGCGCGGCCAGAGCCCGGAGCTCGAGGACCGGATCCGCCGCGCCGCCACCGACCGCGCGATGCCCCGGATGGAGTTCACGGCGCGGCCCTCGCTGACGGTCCTGCTCTCGAACGGCACGCGCCTGCCGGCCGAGGTGAGGAAGTTCAGCCCGCCGGTGCTGCTCGACGCGAGCAATCGCCCGGTGCCCGATTCCGGGCGGGACCTGGCCCTGCTGCGCGTGCCCGCGGGGCCCTACCCGGCGCTTCCCATCTCCACCCGGGACGCCAAGATCGGCGATCCGGTCCACATCCTCGGCTTCCCCGCCGTGGTGCTGTCCCACGAGCTGCTGAGCCAGAGCATGATGCCGGAGGCCTCGGTCACCAACGGCGCCGTGTCCGGCTTCCCCAAGGACGCCATCGGCCAGGACTTCATCCAGACCGATGCCCCGGCCAGCCACGGCAACAGCGGCGGACCGGCCATCGGCAGCGACGCCTCCCTGGTCGGCGTGATCACGGCCGTCTCCCTCTCGCCGGGGGGTGGAGCCATCGTGCAGGGCTTCAACTTCCTCATCCCGGCCGGCGACGTGCTCAAGTTTCTCGACGGCACCAGTGTGCAGCCGGGCGAGAGCCGCTTCAGCCCGCTGTGGGTGGCCGGGCTCGAAGCGCTGTTCGCCGGACGCTACGGCACGGCGCTGGCCCGCTTCGAGGAGGCCAACCGCCTGCTACCCAATCTGACCGACGTCAAGAAGGTCCTGGCCGAGGCAGATTTCAAGGTGAAGAACCCTCCGCCCCGCGGCTTTCCCTGGGCGTGGGCGACGATCGGCGTGACGCTGCTCAGCGTCGGCGCCTTTGGGGGCATGGCCGGACGACGGTGGTGGCGCAACCGCTACCGCGTGCTGCCCGCTCAGGTGATCGGGTTCATGGAGAACGGGGTGAATCCGCTGTTGCTCGACGCCCGGACGAAGACGGATTACGAGACGAGCCCGCTGAAGCTGCCCGGGGCCGTGCGGCTCGAGCCCGAGGAGGCCGAGAGCGGGCGGATCAAGCTCGACGCCGACCCCCGGCAGCTCATCGTGGCCTACTGCACGAGCCGCGAGGAGCAGACGAGCGCCCGCGTGGCGAGGCTCCTGCGCCAGCGCGGCTACGTCAACGCCCGCGTCCTCAAGGGCGGCCTGGGCGGCTGGACGAACGCCCGGCTGCCCGTGGAGGCGAAATCGTCGCTGCCCTCCATCGGCCTGGAGATCTACAAGAACCTCACCCTCGGCGACGTCGAGCGTCGCAAGGTCAAGGCCGGCGAGACGATTTTCCGGGAGGGCGACGATCCGCACGGCGAGGCGTACGTCGTCCACGCCGGCACCGTGGAGATCCGCCGGCAATTCGACGGCACCGAGCGGGTGCTGACGACGCTGGGCGAGGGCGAGCTCTTCGGGCAGATGGCGCTCTTCCGCGAGTCCGGCACGCGCTCGGCAGGAGCGGTGGCCCAGACCGACGTCGACCTGCTGGTCATCAAGGCCGAGCGTCTGGACTGGCTGATCCACAACCGCCCGCTGCTCACCAAGGAGATCCTGCGCCAGCTCAGCGAGATGGTGGTCGCCACCGACGCCGGGCGGGTCGAGCGCTCGAGCCGCAGCGCCCACTGA
- a CDS encoding prepilin-type N-terminal cleavage/methylation domain-containing protein: MMGLWSRILSRMRDRRGFTLVELIMAVAIIAILASIAIHLYVNLAAKTRLTKAQSEVRTIATAVSVFEGHMGALPPNLGALTAPATNAAGMTAGPFLAQVPTPPGGMWTPYVYLPNPDGTFAVTVSGEGNTISFP; encoded by the coding sequence ATGATGGGGCTGTGGAGTCGGATCCTGAGCCGGATGCGGGACCGCCGCGGCTTCACGCTCGTGGAGCTGATCATGGCCGTGGCGATCATCGCCATCCTCGCCTCGATCGCCATCCACCTTTATGTGAACCTGGCCGCCAAGACCCGGCTGACGAAGGCCCAGAGCGAGGTCCGGACCATCGCGACGGCCGTGTCGGTGTTCGAGGGTCACATGGGGGCGCTGCCGCCGAACCTGGGCGCGCTCACGGCGCCCGCCACCAATGCAGCCGGCATGACGGCCGGACCTTTCCTGGCCCAGGTGCCCACGCCGCCCGGCGGGATGTGGACCCCTTACGTCTATCTCCCGAACCCCGACGGGACGTTCGCGGTCACGGTCTCGGGAGAGGGCAACACCATCAGCTTCCCCTAG
- a CDS encoding M1 family metallopeptidase → MDPYRLPRHVAPTRYELRLEPDLTTASFAASEVVTLEVTEATAEIVLNAAELKITEAVVTGGAGATYRAAVSLEEDLERCRLAFEQPLGPGTWQLRLAFQGTLNDKLRGFYRSTYKDASGATRTLAATQFEATDARRAFPCWDEPSFKAVFASTLVIDPALTAVSNTRITGERIAGGKKVVTFADTIRMSTYLVAFVVGELEATDPVPVGQAPVRVWCVPGKRRLAGFGLQVAAASLAFFERYYALPYPGDKLDLLAIPDFAAGAMENLGAITFRETALLVDERQATHSELERIADVVAHENAHMWFGDLVTMSWWNGIWLNEAFATFMEMLAVDAWKPEWKRWNTFGVSRTAAFTVDGLWSTRPIEYAVRAARDADAMFDVLTYEKGASVLRMLEQYLGADVFRAGVRDYLRAHSYANADTGDLWAALGRVSGADIAAVMDAWVFKPGFPLVSARREGTHLVLSQQRFTSLPEPPPFTTAADGRDQRWQIPVQLQLGASGGTATERLLLTDAETRIALPRGFQWALVNAGGHGFYRVRYAGDLLDALVQRLDTLAPIERFNLVSDAWAAVTAGLMPATEYLDLATRFHGERDRNVWTLLLASLGTLNRVLGPTDRPRLEAFARALLAPIVSDLGWAPREGEDDLTRQLRADVLRAMGTLGNDPVTQARAAELYAEWLRDPTTVDASVVPALIAILAHAGDASRYAQFLQRFRTAATPQEEQRYLYALIGFRPPELVAQTLERTVNGEVRTQDGPFVLRAALMSVHARERAWQFVKDRWEQMDRIFPKHGLRRMCEGVIGLAAAELERDVHAFFTERKIHLGGRTLEQYLEQLRVAVRLGEREAPPLARYLARF, encoded by the coding sequence GTGGATCCGTACCGGCTACCTCGCCACGTCGCCCCCACGCGTTACGAGCTGCGCCTCGAGCCCGATCTCACCACGGCCAGCTTCGCCGCCTCGGAGGTCGTCACCCTCGAGGTGACCGAAGCGACCGCGGAGATCGTGCTGAACGCCGCCGAGCTGAAGATCACCGAGGCGGTCGTCACCGGCGGGGCCGGCGCGACGTACCGCGCTGCGGTGAGCCTGGAGGAGGACCTCGAGCGGTGCCGCCTCGCCTTCGAGCAGCCGCTGGGCCCGGGCACCTGGCAGCTCCGTCTGGCCTTCCAGGGAACGCTCAACGACAAGCTCCGCGGCTTCTATCGCAGCACCTATAAGGACGCCAGCGGAGCGACCCGGACACTGGCCGCCACCCAGTTCGAAGCCACCGACGCCCGGCGGGCCTTTCCGTGCTGGGACGAGCCGAGCTTCAAGGCCGTGTTCGCTTCCACCCTCGTGATCGATCCCGCGCTCACCGCGGTCAGCAACACCCGCATCACGGGGGAGCGGATCGCAGGCGGCAAGAAGGTCGTCACCTTCGCCGACACGATCCGGATGTCCACCTATCTGGTCGCGTTCGTGGTCGGCGAGCTGGAGGCCACCGACCCGGTGCCGGTCGGTCAGGCGCCGGTCCGCGTCTGGTGCGTGCCCGGCAAGCGCCGGCTGGCCGGCTTCGGGCTCCAGGTGGCAGCGGCGTCGCTGGCGTTCTTCGAGCGGTACTACGCGCTGCCCTATCCGGGCGACAAGCTGGACCTGCTGGCCATCCCGGACTTTGCCGCCGGGGCGATGGAGAACCTCGGCGCGATCACCTTCCGGGAGACGGCCCTCCTGGTCGACGAGCGCCAGGCCACGCACAGCGAGCTCGAGCGCATCGCCGACGTCGTCGCCCACGAGAATGCCCACATGTGGTTCGGCGACCTGGTCACCATGTCCTGGTGGAACGGCATCTGGCTCAACGAGGCCTTCGCCACGTTCATGGAGATGCTGGCCGTGGACGCCTGGAAGCCCGAGTGGAAGCGCTGGAACACCTTCGGGGTCTCTCGGACGGCCGCGTTCACCGTGGACGGCCTCTGGTCGACGCGCCCCATCGAGTACGCGGTGCGGGCGGCCCGGGATGCCGACGCGATGTTCGACGTGCTCACGTACGAGAAGGGCGCCTCCGTCCTGCGCATGCTGGAGCAGTACCTCGGGGCCGACGTCTTTCGGGCGGGCGTCCGTGATTACCTGCGCGCCCACAGCTACGCCAACGCGGACACCGGGGACCTGTGGGCCGCGCTGGGCCGCGTCTCGGGAGCGGACATCGCCGCCGTCATGGACGCCTGGGTCTTCAAGCCGGGCTTCCCGCTGGTGAGCGCCCGCCGGGAGGGCACCCACCTCGTGCTCTCCCAGCAACGCTTCACCTCGCTGCCGGAGCCTCCGCCCTTCACCACGGCGGCGGACGGCCGGGACCAGCGCTGGCAGATTCCGGTGCAGCTCCAGCTCGGAGCATCGGGCGGCACGGCCACCGAACGGCTGCTGCTGACGGATGCCGAGACCCGAATCGCCCTGCCCCGGGGGTTCCAGTGGGCGCTTGTGAACGCCGGCGGGCACGGCTTCTATCGGGTCCGCTACGCCGGCGATCTCCTGGACGCGCTGGTGCAGCGGCTCGACACCCTGGCGCCGATCGAGCGGTTCAACCTCGTGTCAGACGCCTGGGCCGCCGTCACCGCCGGCCTCATGCCGGCCACCGAGTACCTGGATCTGGCGACCCGCTTCCACGGCGAGCGTGACCGCAACGTGTGGACACTCCTGCTGGCCTCGCTGGGGACGCTCAACCGCGTCCTCGGCCCGACCGACCGCCCGCGGCTGGAAGCCTTCGCCCGAGCTCTGCTCGCCCCCATCGTGTCCGACCTGGGCTGGGCCCCCCGCGAGGGAGAAGACGACCTGACGCGACAGCTCCGCGCCGACGTGCTGCGGGCGATGGGCACGCTGGGCAACGATCCCGTCACCCAGGCGCGCGCCGCCGAGTTGTACGCCGAGTGGCTGCGGGACCCCACCACCGTGGATGCCAGCGTGGTGCCGGCCCTCATCGCCATCCTGGCCCACGCCGGCGACGCCAGTCGCTACGCCCAGTTCCTGCAGCGCTTCCGCACCGCCGCCACGCCCCAGGAAGAGCAACGCTACCTCTACGCGCTCATCGGCTTCCGGCCGCCCGAGCTCGTCGCCCAGACACTCGAGCGGACGGTCAACGGAGAGGTCCGCACCCAGGACGGCCCGTTCGTGCTGCGAGCCGCGCTCATGAGCGTGCACGCGCGCGAGCGCGCCTGGCAGTTCGTCAAGGACCGCTGGGAGCAGATGGACCGGATCTTCCCCAAGCACGGACTGCGTCGGATGTGCGAGGGCGTGATCGGCCTGGCCGCGGCCGAGCTCGAACGGGACGTGCATGCCTTCTTCACCGAGCGCAAGATCCACCTGGGAGGCCGGACGCTCGAGCAATACCTCGAGCAGCTGCGGGTCGCCGTCCGGCTGGGAGAGCGGGAAGCGCCTCCGCTGGCGCGCTACCTCGCGCGCTTCTAG